A genomic stretch from Edaphobacter aggregans includes:
- a CDS encoding IS110 family transposase, with product MKKLTTTMMQQTLNKQDRCLTVGLDLGDRSSFYCVLDEAGNVLMEQKVSTTPKAIKEIFGAMPRSRIALETGTHSPWVSRLLSELGHEAIVAHARSVRLIGESRRKDDRLDAMTLARLVRIDPHLLCPVKHRSAEAQADLTVIRARAALVRTRTMLVNAARGLTKSYGERLRGCNARGMNPKAAQDLSPELKYALEPMMLEIESASERICEYDQMLESMARDRYPEAELLKQIKGVGTLIALTYMLTLEDPYRFRKSRDAACYVGLQPGRRNSGQSEPQMHISKEGDPYLRALLVQAAHHVLGPWGVDSDLRRWGMKLAEHGGKRGKKRAVIAVARKLAVLLHRLWVSGDVYVPIRPGGRDTLPAVA from the coding sequence ATGAAGAAGCTTACCACTACGATGATGCAGCAGACACTCAACAAGCAGGACCGATGCCTGACCGTCGGTCTGGATCTGGGCGACAGGTCGAGCTTTTATTGCGTGCTCGATGAAGCAGGTAACGTCCTGATGGAGCAGAAGGTGAGCACGACGCCCAAGGCGATAAAAGAGATCTTCGGAGCGATGCCTCGGAGTCGTATCGCACTGGAGACCGGAACGCATTCACCGTGGGTAAGCCGGTTGCTTAGCGAACTGGGTCATGAGGCGATCGTGGCGCACGCGCGCAGCGTGCGACTGATCGGGGAGAGCAGGCGCAAGGATGATCGGCTTGACGCCATGACGCTCGCGCGACTGGTACGGATCGATCCACATCTGTTGTGCCCAGTGAAGCATCGCAGCGCCGAGGCACAAGCGGATCTGACGGTGATCCGAGCGCGAGCCGCTCTGGTCCGTACACGAACGATGTTGGTCAACGCGGCCCGCGGCCTGACGAAGTCCTACGGGGAACGACTCCGCGGATGCAACGCACGCGGGATGAACCCGAAGGCAGCTCAGGATCTGAGTCCGGAGTTGAAGTATGCGCTGGAGCCGATGATGCTCGAGATAGAGTCGGCCAGCGAACGGATCTGCGAGTACGATCAGATGCTCGAGTCTATGGCGCGGGACAGGTATCCAGAAGCGGAGCTGCTGAAGCAGATCAAGGGAGTGGGAACGCTCATCGCCCTCACCTACATGCTGACGCTGGAAGATCCTTATCGTTTCCGCAAGAGCCGGGATGCAGCCTGCTACGTGGGGCTCCAACCTGGAAGGCGCAACTCGGGACAGAGCGAGCCGCAGATGCACATCAGCAAAGAGGGCGATCCGTACCTGCGAGCACTCCTGGTGCAGGCTGCACATCATGTGCTCGGTCCGTGGGGAGTTGACAGCGATCTGCGCCGTTGGGGCATGAAGCTGGCTGAGCACGGAGGCAAGCGCGGGAAGAAACGCGCCGTGATCGCAGTTGCGCGTAAGCTGGCCGTCCTGCTGCATCGACTCTGGGTGAGCGGAGATGTTTATGTGCCGATACGGCCAGGCGGCCGGGACACACTGCCGGCAGTGGCATAG